One stretch of Chryseobacterium indologenes DNA includes these proteins:
- a CDS encoding SDR family oxidoreductase, with product MRKLENKSVLIIGADSGIGRAVALLFALEGADIGIIYHTSDDDAEKTKAEIENLGKQCLIFQGDINDYEFCEKTVQKVMSAFGKIDILINNAGVQFPADTIEKLEEKNTRHTFNANIVGMILLTKVVFPYLKEGSSVINTTSVSAYEGHPELLDYSATKGAIVSFTRSLALQAKNKGIRINAVAPGPVATPLTEETFDEKKDNPGKPPLERNATPEEVAHSFLFLASNDATQITGQVIHPNGGIIVNG from the coding sequence ATGAGAAAGCTTGAAAACAAGTCTGTTCTTATTATAGGAGCCGACAGCGGAATAGGCAGGGCAGTGGCTCTACTTTTTGCCCTGGAAGGGGCAGACATTGGGATAATTTACCATACAAGCGATGACGATGCTGAAAAAACAAAAGCTGAAATTGAAAATCTGGGTAAACAATGTCTGATTTTTCAGGGAGATATTAATGATTATGAATTCTGTGAAAAGACTGTACAAAAAGTAATGTCAGCCTTCGGAAAAATTGATATCCTTATCAATAACGCAGGGGTACAGTTTCCCGCAGATACTATTGAAAAACTTGAGGAGAAAAATACCAGGCATACCTTTAATGCCAATATTGTAGGAATGATTCTGCTCACAAAAGTGGTTTTTCCTTATCTGAAAGAGGGCAGCAGTGTGATTAATACAACCTCTGTCTCAGCTTATGAAGGGCATCCGGAATTATTAGATTATTCTGCAACCAAAGGAGCTATTGTATCTTTTACACGCTCTCTGGCTTTACAGGCAAAAAATAAGGGAATCCGCATCAACGCAGTTGCTCCCGGTCCTGTAGCAACACCTCTCACAGAGGAAACATTTGACGAGAAAAAAGATAATCCCGGTAAACCTCCTTTAGAAAGGAATGCAACGCCCGAAGAAGTAGCGCATAGCTTCCTTTT